The following coding sequences are from one Bacillales bacterium window:
- a CDS encoding acyltransferase family protein, protein MTYHREAYYDNAKWILILLVVFGHLISPIRNENPLLSTLYTTIYLFHMAGFILISGYFAKNFRKRGHLTKLAKKVLLPYVIFQVMYSVFYYAINVIKGEPAGFDYNLAMPHFTLWFLISLFCWNVLLYAYGRFPSWTVFVAFAAGLAIGFIDINKFLSISRTFVFFPFFLLGYYLKPEFFQELRRLPLRLIGGTALLAMLVLFYFYTPPHYTAWLECAYSYQHIGVPGWEGALIRLAQYALMLSALFSFLTLVPARQLSITVRGTRTLYVYLLHGFVIQLIRQFLPHRWYEALSPHLLVFIIPALVLTYMLTSRKTRKVAKPLVELRT, encoded by the coding sequence ATGACTTACCATAGAGAAGCTTACTATGACAACGCCAAATGGATTTTGATTTTACTTGTCGTTTTCGGCCACTTGATCAGCCCGATTCGAAACGAAAACCCGCTGCTCTCGACGCTGTACACGACAATTTACTTGTTCCACATGGCCGGATTCATTCTCATCTCCGGGTATTTCGCGAAAAATTTCCGGAAACGCGGACATCTCACGAAACTGGCAAAAAAGGTGTTGCTGCCGTACGTCATTTTCCAAGTGATGTATTCCGTCTTTTATTACGCAATTAATGTCATCAAAGGCGAACCCGCCGGCTTCGATTACAATTTGGCGATGCCGCATTTCACCCTTTGGTTTTTGATCAGCTTGTTTTGTTGGAACGTGCTGTTGTATGCCTACGGCCGCTTTCCGTCATGGACAGTCTTCGTCGCCTTTGCCGCCGGCCTCGCGATCGGCTTCATCGACATCAACAAATTCCTGAGCATTTCAAGAACGTTCGTGTTCTTCCCGTTCTTCTTGCTCGGCTATTATTTGAAGCCGGAATTCTTTCAAGAGCTGCGCCGGCTGCCGCTTCGCTTGATCGGAGGCACCGCCTTGCTTGCGATGCTTGTGCTGTTTTATTTTTACACGCCGCCCCATTACACGGCATGGCTCGAATGTGCCTATTCGTATCAACACATTGGCGTCCCGGGCTGGGAAGGAGCTTTGATCCGTCTTGCGCAATACGCGCTCATGCTGTCGGCGCTTTTCAGCTTCTTGACGCTCGTCCCAGCCAGGCAGTTGAGCATTACCGTCCGCGGCACCCGGACGTTGTACGTTTACTTGCTGCACGGGTTCGTCATTCAGTTGATCCGGCAATTCCTGCCGCACCGATGGTATGAAGCGCTGTCACCGCACTTGCTCGTGTTTATCATTCCGGCGCTCGTTCTCACGTACATGCTGACGAGCCGGAAAACACGAAAGGTCGCCAAACCGCTCGTCGAGCTGCGAACTTAA
- a CDS encoding MOSC domain-containing protein: MAEQKASVKGVYIADEEGSFVTKALNLVKLAFGGIPGDRHFGWTKKAGVRESMYERGTEIFNRRQLTLVSVEECAQIAEALGVDRVEPEWLGANVCLEGMPDLTEVPAGARFLFDGGAGLLCEGVARPCVHPGKVIAEHFPGREKLAAKFVKAASGRRGLIAVVEREGEVKRGDSVRIVT; the protein is encoded by the coding sequence TTGGCTGAACAGAAGGCTTCAGTCAAAGGCGTTTATATCGCCGATGAGGAAGGATCGTTTGTTACGAAAGCATTAAATCTTGTAAAATTGGCGTTCGGCGGCATCCCCGGAGACCGGCATTTCGGCTGGACGAAGAAGGCCGGTGTGCGCGAGTCGATGTACGAGCGGGGCACGGAGATTTTCAATCGCCGCCAGCTGACGCTCGTGTCGGTTGAGGAATGCGCGCAGATTGCCGAGGCTCTCGGCGTCGACCGCGTCGAGCCGGAATGGCTCGGCGCGAATGTTTGTTTGGAAGGTATGCCGGACTTGACGGAAGTTCCGGCGGGCGCCCGTTTTCTGTTTGACGGCGGCGCCGGCTTGCTGTGCGAGGGGGTGGCGCGCCCGTGCGTCCACCCTGGAAAAGTGATCGCCGAACATTTTCCGGGACGCGAGAAGCTGGCCGCCAAGTTTGTGAAGGCGGCGAGCGGGCGAAGAGGGCTGATCGCGGTTGTTGAGCGGGAAGGGGAAGTGAAGCGCGGCGATTCGGTGCGGATCGTCACGTGA